In a single window of the Candidatus Wallbacteria bacterium genome:
- a CDS encoding DMT family protein encodes MLTIVLLIISNVFMTFAWYGHLRYKSSALWLAILVSWLIAFVEYCFQVPANRYGSAKFTTAQLKTIQEVITLVVFSIFSVLYLKEQFRWNYLVGFFFLVVAAFFIFRKW; translated from the coding sequence ATGCTGACCATAGTTCTCTTGATCATTTCCAATGTTTTCATGACTTTTGCCTGGTACGGGCATCTGCGTTACAAAAGTTCCGCGCTCTGGCTGGCGATTCTGGTGAGCTGGCTGATCGCTTTTGTGGAATACTGCTTCCAGGTGCCTGCGAATCGATACGGTTCAGCAAAGTTCACTACTGCCCAGCTCAAGACGATCCAGGAAGTGATCACTCTGGTGGTATTTTCGATCTTTTCAGTGTTATATCTGAAAGAACAGTTCCGCTGGAACTATCTGGTGGGTTTTTTCTTCCTGGTAGTGGCTGCTTTTTTCATTTTCAGGAAATGGTGA
- a CDS encoding 4Fe-4S binding protein, with amino-acid sequence MQRKIVKIDKNKCNGCGLCVEACNEGAIGIVKGKAKLLSETYCDGLGTCLAECPQGAIFIEEREAKPFDELAVIKKEKKLACGCPSSAARELKPAPRKTPAEKCGPSQLKNWPVQLNLMPVNAPYFKQAGLLIAADCVPFAYASFHSQLLAGKILLIGCPKLDDAQHYMMKLSEIFNANDIHSITIAFMEVPCCHGLARLVRQALEQSGQRISITLIKIGINGELLEKSNG; translated from the coding sequence GTGCAAAGAAAAATAGTCAAGATAGACAAAAATAAATGCAACGGCTGCGGGCTTTGCGTCGAAGCCTGCAATGAGGGTGCGATCGGGATCGTGAAGGGAAAAGCCAAGCTGCTGTCTGAAACATATTGCGACGGTCTTGGAACATGTCTCGCAGAGTGCCCTCAGGGTGCTATTTTTATTGAAGAGAGGGAAGCTAAGCCCTTTGATGAGCTGGCTGTAATTAAGAAGGAGAAGAAGTTGGCTTGCGGCTGTCCCTCTTCAGCAGCCCGGGAATTGAAGCCTGCTCCCAGAAAAACTCCGGCTGAAAAATGCGGCCCATCCCAACTCAAAAACTGGCCTGTGCAGTTGAATCTGATGCCAGTGAACGCTCCCTACTTCAAGCAAGCGGGCCTTCTGATCGCGGCTGACTGTGTTCCTTTTGCCTATGCCTCATTCCATTCCCAGCTGCTGGCCGGAAAAATATTATTGATCGGATGTCCCAAACTGGATGACGCCCAGCATTACATGATGAAGTTATCGGAAATTTTCAATGCCAATGATATTCATTCCATCACGATCGCCTTCATGGAAGTCCCCTGCTGCCATGGACTGGCAAGGCTGGTGAGGCAGGCGCTTGAGCAGTCTGGTCAGAGAATCTCCATCACTTTGATCAAGATCGGAATCAACGGTGAACTGCTGGAGAAAAGCAATGGCTGA
- a CDS encoding alpha/beta fold hydrolase: MPEIQLEELQKKCNDFWKVLAACNYSNDAEKEKAFCELGISPTPRKTLYQENSLCVYHYESLNPTGLPLLIVPSLINRNYILDLLSGHSVIQALVNSGVSCYLIDWGTPGVEHAEITLDDYLDTYIHRAVKRVLRHSGKSRLHLMGQCIGGIMASIYAAKYSKDSLLASLTLLTTPINMEHGGKLSLWMDPRHFNLDLTINSFKRQGFVPPEVLHSGFPFLDVKMMFDKYRNLFNFSDNAAFVQLYRALDFWSRDNVPFPCEVLRKFIREIYQKNSFYHEQMEIGGQKTGPSFINIPVHNLIARYDHVMPVEASAGWRKNGHPKDRETIYDGGHVTIIAGLPLRFQVYQDLVGFFKTTGD; the protein is encoded by the coding sequence ATGCCTGAAATCCAGCTGGAAGAACTGCAGAAAAAATGCAATGATTTCTGGAAAGTGCTGGCTGCCTGCAATTATTCAAACGATGCCGAAAAGGAGAAAGCTTTCTGTGAGCTCGGGATCAGCCCGACACCCAGGAAAACTCTCTATCAGGAAAACAGCCTCTGCGTGTATCATTATGAATCTCTTAATCCCACCGGGCTTCCGCTCTTGATCGTACCGTCGCTCATCAACCGAAACTATATTCTGGACCTGCTGTCCGGGCACAGCGTGATTCAGGCCCTGGTCAATTCGGGAGTTTCCTGCTACCTGATCGACTGGGGCACTCCAGGAGTGGAACATGCTGAAATCACGCTTGACGACTATCTCGACACATATATCCACAGGGCAGTGAAAAGGGTTTTGAGGCATTCGGGCAAGTCCAGGCTGCATCTGATGGGACAATGCATCGGCGGGATCATGGCTTCAATTTATGCAGCCAAGTATAGTAAAGACAGCCTGCTGGCTTCCCTGACTCTGCTGACAACACCTATAAACATGGAACATGGAGGCAAACTCTCGCTCTGGATGGATCCGAGACATTTCAACCTGGACTTGACAATCAATTCCTTCAAGCGGCAGGGATTTGTTCCGCCTGAAGTCCTGCACTCAGGGTTTCCCTTTCTGGACGTGAAAATGATGTTTGATAAATACAGGAATCTGTTCAATTTTTCCGATAACGCGGCTTTTGTGCAGCTTTATCGAGCCCTGGACTTCTGGTCACGGGACAACGTACCCTTCCCCTGCGAAGTATTGAGGAAGTTTATCCGTGAAATCTACCAGAAAAACAGCTTTTACCATGAACAGATGGAAATCGGGGGGCAGAAAACCGGTCCATCCTTTATCAATATACCTGTGCACAACCTGATTGCCAGATACGATCATGTGATGCCTGTAGAAGCTTCAGCAGGCTGGCGCAAAAATGGTCATCCCAAAGACCGGGAAACAATTTATGACGGCGGGCATGTCACGATCATCGCCGGACTGCCGCTGAGATTCCAGGTCTATCAGGATCTGGTCGGGTTTTTCAAGACAACAGGTGATTGA
- a CDS encoding VOC family protein, whose product MAEIRHVLTILAVSDLKRAEKFYNEAFGFKTRVNVPVYIEYELPNGISFGIYKKDSFAINTGEKPFLPPSSAISGCEIYFHCDDLDQAIRNLKKAGARILSERKTRDWGDEAAYFADPDGNVLVLAQPILK is encoded by the coding sequence ATGGCTGAAATCCGTCATGTCCTTACAATATTGGCTGTTTCAGACCTTAAACGTGCTGAGAAATTTTACAACGAAGCCTTTGGATTCAAAACCAGGGTGAATGTACCGGTTTACATTGAATACGAGCTGCCCAACGGAATCAGCTTCGGGATCTACAAGAAGGATTCGTTTGCAATCAACACCGGTGAAAAACCTTTTCTGCCCCCTTCAAGCGCTATTTCCGGCTGCGAGATTTATTTTCATTGTGACGATCTGGATCAGGCCATCCGGAATCTGAAAAAGGCCGGGGCCAGGATTCTTTCAGAGAGAAAGACACGCGACTGGGGTGATGAGGCAGCATATTTCGCAGACCCTGACGGGAATGTGCTGGTGCTGGCACAACCTATTCTTAAGTAG
- a CDS encoding alpha/beta fold hydrolase, whose translation MDPKEKNLEAHLDQCFLAGKGLLEHIAKWKIDNLSEIKDCCTKSAGNDPHTGTGLLYETPNSTIYREGTFRLLKYNPNPRLSTPLLIVPSLINRYYILDLMQGNSLIEYLTQAGFSVYLLDWGIPGREQDHLSFEHYINKWIRRAVTQVLRDSGEPSCALLGYCMGGTMAACYAAADQKRINALISLAAPYDFSGDDPLSLLARNMDLDKLVDSRGYIPAELLQAGFLMAQPLSPLQKARSLYDNNDDARKNDVFLHLERWLSDNVPFPKEAYRQYIREFYRENNLISGKFSLNGRKIKLSDIKAPVLSVIATRDSIVPAKASLALNEAVSGTAETIEIDAGHIGIVMGRKAKEAWMGMTMWLTKAWEKGSRYNPG comes from the coding sequence ATGGATCCAAAAGAAAAAAATCTTGAAGCGCACCTGGACCAGTGTTTTCTGGCAGGCAAAGGGCTGCTGGAGCACATCGCAAAATGGAAGATCGACAATCTGTCTGAAATTAAGGACTGCTGCACAAAATCTGCCGGAAATGACCCACACACCGGTACTGGACTGCTTTATGAAACACCGAATTCGACAATTTACAGGGAAGGGACTTTCCGTCTTCTCAAATACAACCCAAACCCCAGACTCTCTACCCCCCTTCTAATTGTCCCTTCCCTGATTAACAGATATTACATCCTGGATCTGATGCAGGGTAATTCGCTGATCGAGTACCTGACACAGGCTGGATTCTCCGTCTATCTTCTGGACTGGGGAATCCCGGGCAGAGAACAGGATCATCTCAGTTTCGAGCATTACATCAATAAATGGATCAGAAGGGCAGTCACCCAGGTGCTCAGAGATTCCGGCGAGCCGTCCTGCGCTTTGCTTGGATACTGCATGGGAGGCACCATGGCTGCCTGTTACGCGGCAGCAGACCAGAAGCGCATCAATGCCCTGATCTCACTGGCAGCGCCCTATGATTTCTCCGGCGACGATCCGCTTTCCCTGCTGGCGAGGAACATGGATCTGGACAAACTCGTGGATAGCAGAGGATACATTCCGGCCGAACTTCTGCAGGCCGGGTTTCTGATGGCTCAGCCTCTATCTCCGCTGCAGAAAGCCAGATCGCTCTATGACAACAATGACGATGCCAGGAAAAATGATGTATTCCTGCACCTGGAGCGCTGGCTGTCGGACAATGTGCCTTTTCCCAAGGAAGCCTACCGTCAGTATATAAGGGAATTTTACCGGGAAAACAATCTGATTTCCGGGAAATTCAGCCTGAATGGCAGGAAAATCAAATTGTCGGACATTAAAGCCCCAGTGCTTTCCGTGATCGCGACCCGCGATTCCATAGTGCCGGCTAAGGCTTCGCTTGCTTTGAACGAAGCTGTTTCAGGCACTGCCGAAACCATCGAGATCGACGCCGGCCATATCGGGATCGTGATGGGCAGGAAGGCGAAGGAAGCGTGGATGGGAATGACGATGTGGCTGACAAAAGCCTGGGAGAAAGGTTCGAGGTACAATCCAGGATAA
- a CDS encoding DUF433 domain-containing protein produces the protein MNNADLLARITVDPKVMVGKPIIRGLRITVDQILKALASGVKAEELLDDYPELEKEDIQAVLLYASEIVSEEHIFRLAK, from the coding sequence ATGAACAATGCCGATCTTTTAGCCAGGATCACGGTGGATCCAAAGGTAATGGTTGGAAAACCCATTATCCGGGGACTTAGAATCACAGTAGATCAGATTCTCAAAGCTCTGGCATCCGGAGTTAAAGCAGAAGAGTTGCTCGATGATTATCCTGAGCTTGAAAAGGAAGACATCCAGGCAGTTCTGTTATACGCTTCCGAAATTGTCAGCGAAGAACATATTTTTCGTTTAGCAAAATAA
- a CDS encoding polyhydroxyalkanoate synthesis regulator DNA-binding domain-containing protein: protein MSEKILIKKYENRRLYSVAEKRYVSLEEIRKLVAAGHDVEVIDHKSGEDITHQILFQVLLETESDKISTLPVFFLKFLISSSPAMLTDYFGSFFENQLSLYQGNREEYQRFLNQFSESFLNFNPGAFPNPFASLMNQNPFFTTGKKSKPEPEKKPEPPAEPLPADDVDDDDDVNELRDMLKKLSKKVDKLEKKKKR from the coding sequence ATGTCTGAAAAAATCCTGATCAAGAAATACGAAAACCGCAGGTTATACAGCGTGGCGGAAAAGCGCTATGTATCGCTGGAGGAGATCCGGAAGCTAGTGGCTGCAGGGCATGATGTGGAAGTGATTGACCATAAAAGCGGGGAAGACATCACGCATCAGATCCTGTTCCAGGTGCTGCTTGAGACAGAGAGCGATAAGATTTCCACGCTGCCGGTGTTTTTTCTCAAGTTCCTGATTTCATCTTCGCCTGCCATGCTGACAGACTATTTCGGGAGCTTCTTCGAAAACCAGCTTTCTCTTTATCAGGGGAACCGCGAGGAATATCAGAGGTTTCTGAACCAGTTTTCCGAGTCATTCCTGAACTTCAACCCTGGCGCGTTCCCCAATCCCTTCGCTTCCCTGATGAACCAGAATCCATTTTTCACTACAGGGAAAAAATCTAAACCTGAGCCTGAGAAAAAGCCAGAACCTCCCGCAGAGCCGCTGCCAGCCGATGACGTTGATGATGACGACGATGTGAACGAGTTGCGGGATATGCTTAAAAAGCTTTCCAAAAAAGTGGACAAGCTGGAAAAGAAGAAGAAGCGATAA
- the fabG gene encoding 3-oxoacyl-ACP reductase FabG, translated as MRLKDKTAIITGGARGIGKAIAATFLREGAKVAIFDLNEADANAFKQEFPQYADRIHFEQVNVTEYPLMEQAVGRVISKYGAVDVMICNAGITRDAMTHKMTEDQFDLVVDVNLKGAYNSARSVVDKMRDQNRGKIIFTSSVVGEYGNVGQANYAASKAGIIGMAKSMAKELARKNVCVNVVAPGYTNTEMMKTVPEKVLSGIRDKTPMGRLAEPDEIANAFLFLASDESNYITGHVLSVNGGLTL; from the coding sequence ATGAGATTGAAAGACAAGACCGCCATCATCACAGGAGGAGCCCGCGGAATCGGAAAAGCGATTGCTGCCACATTTCTGCGCGAAGGCGCGAAAGTTGCCATCTTCGACCTTAATGAGGCCGATGCTAATGCCTTCAAACAGGAATTCCCGCAGTATGCGGACAGGATTCATTTCGAGCAGGTGAATGTTACGGAATATCCGTTAATGGAACAGGCGGTTGGGCGCGTGATCAGCAAATACGGGGCAGTCGACGTGATGATCTGCAATGCAGGTATCACCAGGGACGCCATGACCCATAAGATGACCGAAGATCAGTTTGACCTGGTAGTGGACGTGAATCTCAAGGGAGCCTATAATTCCGCGAGGTCAGTCGTGGACAAGATGAGAGATCAGAATCGCGGCAAGATCATTTTCACTTCATCCGTGGTCGGCGAATACGGCAATGTCGGACAGGCCAATTACGCGGCAAGCAAAGCCGGGATCATCGGCATGGCCAAATCCATGGCCAAGGAACTGGCCAGGAAGAATGTCTGTGTGAACGTGGTGGCTCCTGGCTACACCAACACTGAAATGATGAAGACTGTTCCTGAGAAGGTTCTCTCAGGGATCAGGGATAAAACTCCGATGGGTCGTCTGGCAGAGCCGGACGAGATCGCCAACGCCTTTTTATTCTTGGCATCCGACGAGTCGAACTATATTACCGGGCACGTTCTTTCAGTAAACGGCGGGCTGACACTGTAA
- a CDS encoding DUF4846 domain-containing protein, with the protein MIFQTAFCIFLVAAFTACAADQPQRYFWLDSFELKDTIPKRLQTPPGFNRVQSPENSFADWLRNLPLKPGKSQVMIRHNQIKTIQESHWAAVDIDQGWRNGQQGMGAIFRLWSEYLFFQKRYQEISYIAENNCRMSYFWWCYGYRPDLRYENRYYSDKFWIKNYDHKSLVSFFPEYLKNQSAVFNLKKYRGIQGFEELKIGDIFSTGKFRERSLIVVDEAENPYTGARIFLLAQGGDPNQDLQILVNPVDHEYSPWYKINRETKKIETPEHTYYVGDVMRIWGDKDYLFYPEVWIDEYIDPISR; encoded by the coding sequence ATGATTTTTCAGACAGCATTCTGTATTTTTCTGGTTGCAGCTTTCACAGCTTGCGCCGCAGATCAGCCCCAGCGCTATTTCTGGCTTGATTCATTTGAACTGAAGGACACGATTCCCAAAAGGCTTCAGACTCCGCCTGGGTTCAACCGTGTCCAGTCACCGGAAAACTCTTTTGCCGACTGGCTGCGCAATCTGCCCCTGAAGCCGGGAAAATCTCAAGTCATGATCCGGCACAATCAGATCAAGACGATTCAGGAGTCCCATTGGGCAGCTGTCGATATAGATCAGGGCTGGCGCAATGGCCAGCAAGGCATGGGCGCTATTTTCAGACTCTGGTCAGAATACCTGTTTTTTCAGAAACGCTATCAGGAAATCAGCTACATCGCTGAAAACAATTGCCGGATGAGTTATTTCTGGTGGTGCTATGGATACAGGCCTGACCTGAGATATGAGAATCGCTATTATTCAGACAAATTCTGGATCAAAAACTATGATCACAAAAGTCTGGTTTCTTTTTTCCCTGAATATCTGAAAAATCAGTCAGCAGTTTTCAATTTAAAAAAATACAGGGGGATTCAGGGTTTCGAAGAACTGAAGATCGGAGACATCTTTTCCACAGGCAAGTTCAGGGAGCGCTCATTGATAGTTGTAGATGAGGCTGAGAATCCCTATACTGGAGCCAGGATTTTTCTGCTGGCACAAGGTGGGGATCCGAATCAGGATCTGCAGATTCTTGTCAATCCGGTGGATCATGAGTATTCGCCCTGGTATAAGATAAATCGGGAAACAAAAAAAATAGAAACTCCTGAGCATACTTATTATGTAGGGGATGTAATGAGGATCTGGGGTGACAAGGACTATCTCTTTTACCCGGAAGTCTGGATCGATGAATACATAGATCCTATTTCAAGATAA
- a CDS encoding Rrf2 family transcriptional regulator, producing the protein MAKFIQLSEATYLAIHSLALLVRSRQLLNVKKMAEMTGSSEFHLSKVMQLLEKGRLVKSVRGPKGGFTLSVEPQQITLLSVYEMIEGKLTPEDCPFGKSECPFGNCLLGAAMTRLAKNFQKFLKKTTLADLAE; encoded by the coding sequence ATGGCTAAATTTATCCAGTTGTCAGAAGCAACGTATCTCGCTATCCACTCACTGGCATTACTTGTCCGCAGCAGGCAATTGCTGAATGTTAAAAAAATGGCGGAAATGACCGGATCATCTGAATTCCATCTCTCCAAAGTAATGCAGTTGTTGGAAAAAGGACGTCTTGTTAAGTCGGTGCGCGGTCCGAAAGGTGGTTTTACCCTGTCTGTGGAACCCCAACAAATAACTCTGCTTTCAGTCTATGAAATGATTGAAGGAAAACTCACTCCTGAAGATTGCCCGTTCGGCAAGTCCGAATGTCCATTTGGAAATTGTCTGCTTGGTGCTGCCATGACCAGACTGGCTAAAAACTTCCAGAAATTTCTGAAAAAAACCACACTGGCGGATTTGGCTGAATAA
- a CDS encoding C25 family cysteine peptidase — protein MSRACVFLVICFLSFQIYAGEWISIAKNGISPVKTLVGESQAAIAIKFTVPCFYLGQVQINGCEYSTIWMPESSLFDQKGLPELRKITSFVAIPDCERAQAVITSKNYIERPVSALAPSKGRIMRNVNPASVAYEFGEAYKTKGWFPADDQLVTVSEPFRMRDINGVRLCVVPFQYNHEKKLLRVYTDLTVSVIPVGATKSRAISAVTSTDFGRLYQNLFINYNATVSKALNAPEVKKNLLIIAADDFMQAAAPLKEWKTKQGYNVDLVKLSEAGKTAEEIKAYLQKRYDEGKLCFVILVGDAEQIPTLKGKNENANSDPCYVKLAGNDNVPDAFISRISAESAEQVEYIVMKSINYEQFPSQGSDGAWYRQALAIASAEGSPTDYERVDLLNKDLTEKLGFTKIWKCYDSGGSNDGGGNDYPPPYDYPDVNPWQWNHPPYMAKSRDTGETISSDKSVIFDAVNSGVSIINYIGHGGDDCWVTSDFNVSDCGQLKNGMKLPVIWSVACVNGAFVGQTCFAEAWLRSGNRNNPAGCIGIAAASTNMSWVPPCVWQKQIVCEETCKKLHAIASVQNLYGVLKCMEENGTDDSSDGNQLNEQIHYFGDGTVQLRTVNSRAVRVQKEIVGSRVRFSIVGEGSEDCLITVYDDNLNNSRVLRPDSDGRCSLELRRGETRYTVTGPDIIPIIDEEI, from the coding sequence ATGAGTAGGGCGTGTGTCTTTTTAGTTATCTGTTTTTTATCATTTCAAATTTATGCGGGCGAGTGGATTTCTATTGCTAAGAATGGAATCTCACCTGTTAAAACCCTGGTTGGTGAATCACAGGCAGCGATTGCGATCAAATTCACTGTACCTTGTTTCTACCTCGGCCAGGTCCAGATCAACGGGTGTGAATATTCCACAATCTGGATGCCTGAATCCTCGCTGTTTGACCAGAAGGGTTTACCTGAACTTAGAAAGATCACTTCGTTTGTGGCGATACCTGATTGCGAGAGAGCCCAGGCAGTGATCACCTCGAAAAATTACATCGAAAGGCCTGTCTCAGCATTGGCTCCGTCTAAAGGCAGGATCATGAGAAATGTAAATCCGGCGAGCGTGGCCTATGAATTCGGGGAGGCTTATAAAACAAAGGGCTGGTTTCCTGCTGATGATCAGCTGGTAACTGTCTCGGAACCTTTCCGGATGAGAGACATCAATGGCGTCCGCTTATGCGTGGTGCCGTTTCAGTATAATCACGAGAAGAAACTGCTGAGGGTTTATACTGATCTCACAGTCAGCGTGATTCCAGTAGGAGCAACGAAATCCAGAGCGATCTCGGCAGTGACTTCCACAGATTTCGGCAGGCTATATCAGAATCTTTTCATCAATTACAACGCAACTGTCTCCAAGGCGCTGAATGCTCCGGAGGTGAAAAAAAATCTGTTGATCATCGCTGCTGACGATTTCATGCAGGCAGCGGCTCCTCTTAAAGAATGGAAAACCAAGCAGGGTTACAATGTTGACCTCGTGAAACTGTCTGAAGCAGGAAAGACCGCAGAAGAAATCAAGGCATATCTGCAGAAGCGCTATGATGAAGGCAAACTTTGTTTTGTAATTCTGGTCGGAGATGCTGAGCAGATTCCAACTCTCAAGGGTAAAAATGAAAACGCCAATTCAGACCCCTGCTATGTAAAGCTTGCGGGAAATGACAATGTTCCAGATGCTTTCATCTCCAGAATTTCAGCTGAATCAGCTGAACAGGTAGAGTACATTGTGATGAAATCGATCAATTACGAGCAGTTTCCGTCCCAGGGTTCAGACGGAGCCTGGTACAGGCAGGCTCTGGCGATCGCCTCCGCAGAGGGAAGCCCCACTGATTACGAGCGGGTTGATCTGCTCAACAAGGACCTTACCGAGAAACTCGGATTCACAAAGATCTGGAAATGTTACGATTCAGGCGGAAGCAATGATGGCGGCGGCAATGATTATCCTCCTCCCTACGATTACCCTGATGTGAATCCCTGGCAATGGAATCATCCTCCTTATATGGCCAAATCGCGAGACACAGGTGAAACCATTTCCAGCGACAAGAGCGTCATTTTCGATGCTGTAAACAGCGGAGTCAGCATCATCAACTATATCGGCCATGGCGGAGACGATTGCTGGGTGACCAGCGATTTCAACGTTTCTGATTGCGGCCAGCTCAAGAACGGCATGAAGCTGCCTGTGATCTGGTCCGTAGCCTGCGTGAATGGCGCTTTTGTCGGGCAGACCTGCTTTGCCGAAGCCTGGCTCAGGTCAGGAAACAGGAATAATCCCGCAGGATGCATAGGCATAGCCGCGGCCTCCACCAACATGTCCTGGGTCCCGCCCTGCGTCTGGCAGAAACAGATTGTCTGCGAAGAAACCTGCAAAAAGCTTCATGCTATAGCATCTGTACAGAATCTTTACGGGGTTTTAAAGTGCATGGAAGAGAACGGCACTGACGACAGTTCAGACGGCAATCAGCTCAATGAACAGATCCATTATTTCGGTGACGGCACTGTCCAGTTGAGAACCGTAAATTCCAGGGCTGTCAGAGTGCAGAAGGAAATAGTGGGCAGCAGGGTCAGGTTCAGCATAGTGGGTGAAGGCTCAGAGGATTGCCTGATCACAGTCTACGATGACAACCTCAATAATTCCCGCGTTCTGCGGCCAGACAGCGACGGACGGTGCAGCCTGGAACTTCGGCGCGGTGAAACCCGCTACACAGTGACCGGCCCGGACATAATCCCGATTATTGATGAGGAAATTTAG
- the hcp gene encoding hydroxylamine reductase: protein MFCYQCEQTAKGTGCTQSGVCGKDHQTASLQDLLVYACRGISAYATRARIFGIKDREIDVFITEALFTTVTNVNFDPQRMAELLKKASGLKSKAMHLYQSAAALNNKSVEKLTGAAEWQPASDLAGLIKQGENATLEADIKKHGDVIAGLIHMVLYGLKGMAAYADHAHVLNQDDDSVYAFFHTTLDFLNRDKFTVDELVGLAMKVGETNIRVMELLDTANTSTYGHPVPTRVRITPRKGKAIVVSGHDLKDLEELLKQTLGKGINIYTHGEMLPTHGYPGFKKYPHFIGNYGSAWQNQQKEFDQFPGAILMTTNCIQKPKDSYKNRIFTSGLVAYPGVRHISDRNFSPAIEAALAAEGFKADEPEKTITVGFGRNAVLGVAPAVIDAVKNGKIRHFFLVGGCDGAKPGRNYYTEFAQKVPKDCVILTLACGKYRFNKLEFGDIGGIPRLLDVGQCNDAYSAVKIALALADAFKTDVNSLPLSLVLSWYEQKAVVILLSLLHLGIRSMRLGPTVPAFVKPAVLKVLNEKFNLMTITTPEEDLKAILKTDAINQEATA, encoded by the coding sequence ATGTTCTGTTATCAGTGTGAGCAAACCGCCAAAGGTACGGGCTGTACTCAGTCAGGAGTCTGCGGGAAAGATCATCAAACCGCTTCATTACAGGACCTGCTTGTTTACGCCTGCCGCGGGATTTCAGCCTATGCCACCCGGGCCAGGATTTTCGGCATTAAAGATCGCGAAATTGACGTTTTTATCACAGAAGCCCTGTTCACAACAGTCACGAATGTGAATTTTGATCCTCAGCGGATGGCAGAGCTCCTGAAAAAAGCCTCAGGTTTAAAATCCAAAGCCATGCATTTATACCAAAGTGCGGCTGCCTTGAATAATAAATCCGTAGAAAAACTCACCGGTGCCGCAGAATGGCAGCCTGCCTCTGATTTAGCCGGATTGATCAAACAGGGGGAGAATGCCACCCTGGAAGCGGACATAAAAAAACATGGCGATGTAATTGCCGGCCTGATCCACATGGTTCTTTATGGCCTGAAGGGAATGGCAGCTTATGCGGATCATGCCCATGTGTTGAACCAGGACGATGACAGTGTCTATGCCTTTTTTCATACAACCCTCGATTTTCTGAACAGGGACAAGTTTACAGTTGATGAACTGGTAGGCCTGGCAATGAAAGTTGGGGAGACCAATATCAGGGTGATGGAGCTGCTGGACACGGCCAATACCAGCACTTACGGGCATCCGGTTCCAACCAGAGTCCGCATCACTCCCAGAAAAGGGAAGGCCATCGTTGTTTCAGGTCATGACCTGAAAGATCTGGAAGAACTTCTGAAACAGACCCTGGGAAAAGGCATCAACATTTATACTCATGGCGAGATGCTGCCTACGCATGGATATCCCGGATTTAAAAAATATCCGCATTTCATCGGCAACTATGGCAGTGCCTGGCAGAATCAGCAGAAAGAATTCGACCAATTCCCGGGCGCGATTCTGATGACCACCAACTGCATCCAGAAGCCGAAAGATTCCTATAAGAACAGGATTTTCACTTCCGGCCTGGTGGCCTACCCCGGCGTCCGTCACATTTCAGACCGCAACTTTTCTCCTGCGATCGAAGCCGCACTGGCAGCCGAAGGTTTCAAGGCCGACGAGCCGGAAAAGACAATAACCGTCGGTTTTGGCCGAAATGCGGTCCTGGGTGTCGCACCAGCTGTGATTGATGCCGTGAAAAATGGAAAGATCAGGCATTTTTTTCTCGTGGGCGGCTGCGACGGCGCCAAGCCCGGCCGCAATTATTACACTGAATTCGCTCAGAAAGTGCCTAAAGATTGCGTGATCCTGACCCTGGCCTGTGGCAAGTATCGCTTCAACAAGCTGGAATTCGGGGACATCGGAGGCATACCGAGGCTGCTCGATGTCGGGCAGTGCAATGACGCATATTCTGCAGTCAAAATTGCCCTGGCCCTGGCTGACGCTTTCAAGACTGACGTGAACAGCCTGCCGCTTTCGCTGGTGCTTTCCTGGTATGAGCAGAAGGCTGTAGTGATCCTCCTGTCTCTTTTGCATCTCGGCATCCGCAGCATGCGCCTCGGGCCGACAGTTCCGGCTTTCGTAAAACCAGCAGTACTGAAAGTTCTGAACGAAAAATTCAATCTGATGACTATCACGACACCTGAAGAGGATCTGAAAGCAATCCTGAAAACTGATGCAATCAACCAGGAAGCAACGGCATAA